In Drosophila yakuba strain Tai18E2 chromosome 2R, Prin_Dyak_Tai18E2_2.1, whole genome shotgun sequence, a single genomic region encodes these proteins:
- the LOC6530785 gene encoding uncharacterized protein LOC6530785 — MIWWIYLMSHICMQIVHAEHQAFRISRNQSLAIEAIDAPSKEGSVPKEFKSKGNQSAMRLYADWGYTMDSRKPLKQQCRSTGYQNEFSWLAVKNRNRVIEEPRRFLKDLRSDMYKKADAEKCHQPEMRNVQEFLECQVRRHMRLELHIPKYPNVPT; from the exons ATGATCTGGTGGATATATCTAATGTCCCACATCTGCATGCAGATTGTGCATGCGGAGCACCAAGCCTTTCGAATTTCGCGCAATCAAAGCTTGGCCATAGAAGCTATTGATGCACCATCAAAGGAGGGTTCAGTCCcaaaagaatttaaaagcAAAGGAAATCAAAGTGCTATGCGTTTGTATGCCGATTGGG GCTACACCATGGACTCCAGAAAACCCCTGAAGCAGCAGTGCCGCTCCACGGGCTACCAAAATGAATTTTCTTGGTTGGCTGTTAAGAACAGAAACCGGGTGATCGAGGAACCTCGCCGTTTTTTAAAGGATCTGCGTAGTGATATGTACAAAAAAGCGGATGCTGAGAAATGCCATCAGCCGGAAATGCGGAATGTCCAGGAATTTCTTGAGTGCCAAGTGCGCAGGCATATGCGACTGGAGTTGCACATACCCAAGTATCCCAATGTTCCAAcataa
- the LOC6530786 gene encoding alpha-1,3-mannosyl-glycoprotein 2-beta-N-acetylglucosaminyltransferase codes for MRTRKVLLVIGFLVTWTYATYYLLLRQTGIHTSRHQALQAYKLNSQARDASLQSHHLAKNVFEFVKLKYLAKQPTPVASTPQISIVAAEISAELPEQHVAKVATARIPTKTYLANGEPVFPVLVFACNRVSVKKCIDNLVQYRPSVEQFPIIVSQDCGDEPTKETILSYGKQVTLIEQPDLSDITVLPKEKKFKGYYKIARHYGWALNTTFGVGFEFVIIVEDDLNVAPDFFEYFLGTHKLLKQDPSLWCVSAWNDNGKAAVVDAAQPELLYRTDFFPGLGWMLTKDLWAELSVKWPKSFWDDWIRHPAQRKDRVCIRPEISRTRTFGKIGVSNGLFFDKYLKHIKLSEDFVQFTKLNMSYLLKHNYDNTFLRRVYTYPIVTYDELRRNLIRIEGPVRIQYTTREQYKRTTKMLGLMDDFKSGVPRTAYHGIVSFYYNKRRVHLAPNANWKGYELSWS; via the exons ATGCGAACGCGCAAGGTGCTTTTGGTAATTGGCTTTCTGGTTACGTGGACCTATGCCACCTACTACCTGCTGTTGCGCCAAACGGGCATCCACACCAGCCGGCATCAGGCGCTGCAGGCCTACAAGCTCAACTCCCAGGCACGCGATGCCAGTCTGCAGAGCCATCATCTGGCCAAGAACGTGTTTGAGTTCGTCAAGCTGAAGTATTTGGCGAAGCAACCAACGCCGGTGGCATCCACGCCGCAGATTAGCATCGTTGCCGCCGAAATATCGGCGGAGCTGCCCGAGCAGCATGTGGCCAAGGTGGCCACGGCACGGATTCCAACGAAAACATATCTGGCCAATGGCGAGCCCGTCTTTCCAGTCCTGGTCTTCGCCTGCAATCGGGTGTCCGTGAAGAAGTGCATCGACAACTTGGTTCAGTACAGGCCCAGCGTTGAGCAGTTCCCCATTATCGTGTCACAG GACTGCGGCGATGAGCCCACCAAGGAGACAATTCTCTCGTATGGCAAGCAGGTCACCCTCATCGAGCAGCCTGATCTTAGCGACATCACCGTGCTGCCAAAGGAGAAGAAGTTCAAGGGCTACTACAAGATAGCCAGACACTACGGCTGGGCGTTGAACACCACCTTCGGTGTGGGCTTCGAGTTCGTGATAATCGTCGAGGACGATCTCAATGTGGCACCCGACTTTTTCGAGTACTTCCTGGGCACGCACAAGCTGCTCAAGCAGGACCCCAGCCTGTGGTGCGTGTCCGCGTGGAATGACAATGGCAAGGCTGCTGTTGTGGACGCTGCACAGCCGGAGCTGCTCTATCGCACCGATTTCTTCCCCGGTCTCGGCTGGATGCTCACCAAAGATCTGTGGGCCGAGCTGTCGGTCAAATGGCCCAAATC CTTCTGGGATGATTGGATACGTCATCCCGCCCAGCGCAAAGATCGCGTGTGCATCAGGCCCGAAATATCGCGTACTCGCACGTTTGGAAAAATAGGCGTATCCAA CGGTTTGTTCTTCGATAAGTATCTGAAGCACATTAAACTGAGCGAGGACTTTGTGCAGTTTACAAAACTGAATATGAGCTACCTGCTGAAG CACAATTACGATAACACGTTTCTGCGGCGCGTTTATACGTATCCCATTGTTACGTACGATGAGCTGCGGCGCAACCTGATCAG AATTGAAGGTCCAGTTCGCATTCAATACACTACTAGGGAACAGTACAAGCGGACAACTAAGATGCTGGGGCTTATGGATGATTTCAAG AGTGGTGTTCCCCGGACTGCCTATCATGGCATCGTCTCCTTTTATTACAACAAACGACGCGTGCACCTGGCACCCAACGCCAACTGGAAGGGCTACGAGCTCTCTTGGAGCTAA
- the LOC6530787 gene encoding ventral anterior homeobox 2a, with amino-acid sequence MNSQSAVRRYPHSFSIEQILAKPDMRNSTSFEDSVQDESGRGGQCVGVSRVSSPATSSCLEDNMDDGKSDIDLASDDGNGLGDDRKKRPRTAFSAAQIKALETEFERGKYLSVAKRTSLAKQLQLTETQIKIWFQNRRTKWKRKYTSDVETLASHYYAQLGIGGLARPMVVGDRLWLFSQTPTGPTPIQSIMLNGSGSAPPMATATATVANGSPMRPYATSGAMPPLPGPSVMESARNAILARGQPLNFALPFGVAKSPTGGVPSASYIPRCKPYAASYVDYAASLPSSESYLQMKYATLPPETENGTSNGLAELERVFGDANANFLQQRSTPAAGAATSYGHEGLNQAQRSRRPTQSESECSDIDCEHLDEDEEPPAVE; translated from the exons ATGAACTCGCAATCGGCAGTGCGTCGGTATCCACACAGTTTTTCCATCGAACAAATTCTGGCCAAGCCGGATATGCGTAACTCCACATCCTTCGAAGACTCGGTGCAGGATGAAAGTGGTCGTGGTGGTCAATGTGTTGGTGTTTCCCGGGTGTCCAGTCCGGCAACTTCTAGTTGCTTGGAGGACAACATGGACGACGGCAAAAGTGATATCGATTTGGCCTCCGATGATGGAAACG GCCTTGGTGATGATCGCAAAAAGAGGCCGAGAACCGCCTTCTCGGCGGCCCAAATTAAAGCCCTGGAAACGGAGTTCGAGAGGGGAAAGTATCTCTCGGTGGCCAAGCGAACGTCGCTGGCCAAGCAGCTGCAGCTCACAGAAACGCAG ATCAAGATCTGGTTCCAGAACCGCCGCACCAAGTGGAAGCGCAAGTACACCTCGGACGTGGAAACGCTGGCCTCGCACTACTACGCCCAGCTGGGCATCGGCGGATTGGCCAGGCCCATGGTGGTTGGCGATCGCCTTTGGCTGTTCAGCCAAACGCCAACGGGTCCCACGCCCATACAGTCCATCATGCTGAACGGCAGTGGCTCCGCTCCTCCCATGGCAACGGCCACGGCCACGGTGGCCAACGGCTCACCCATGCGTCCGTATGCGACGAGCGGCGCCATGCCGCCGTTGCCGGGACCCAGTGTGATGGAGAGTGCCCGTAACGCGATTCTGGCACGTGGACAACCGTTGAACTTCGCGCTGCCCTTTGGCGTGGCCAAGTCACCGACGGGCGGTGTGCCTTCAGCCAGCTACATCCCGCGATGCAAGCCATATGCGGCCAGCTATGTGGACTACGCGGCGTCGCTGCCGTCCAGCGAAAGCTATCTGCAGATGAAGTATGCGACACTGCCGCCGGAAACGGAAAACGGCACCTCCAATGGACTGGCCGAACTGGAACGCGTCTTTGGGGATGCCAATGCCAACTTTCTGCAGCAACGCAGCACTCCAGCCGCTGGAGCAGCAACATCCTACGGCCACGAGGGCTTAAACCAGGCCCAAAGAAGCCGCAGACCCACGCAATCGGAGTCCGAGTGCAGCGACATTGACTGCGAGCATctggacgaggatgaggagccACCGGCTGTGGAGTGA
- the LOC6530788 gene encoding uncharacterized protein LOC6530788 yields the protein MASATSSSARHLFDESKKRLCARVGVNVNNLGSVARQVVRGSKSNEIMHQTLKNFTQVDVVSDYSHQNLQKMTLILQHVGYQYDVMQDSVNHLDYLKEQVTAMER from the exons ATGGCCTCAGCAACCAGTTCAAGTGCTCGACATTTATTCGACGAGTCCAAGAAGCGTCTGTGTGCCCGCGTGGGTGTGAATGTGAATAATTTGG GTTCTGTGGCCCGCCAAGTGGTTCGAGGTTCTAAGAGCAATGAG ATCATGCACCAAACCCTGAAGAACTTCACCCAAGTGGACGTGGTCTCGGATTATAGCCACCAGAATCTGCAGAAGATGACGCTGATCCTGCAGCACGTGGGCTACCAGTACGATGTGATGCAGGACAGTGTCAACCACCTGGATTACCTCAAGGAGCAGGTGACAGCCATGGAAAGATGA
- the LOC6530789 gene encoding trypsin 3A1, whose protein sequence is MMSLDLRLAVALWLIWTTAAQNSTDGGQDGRIVGGWETRITFFPHQVSLQLGTRHACGGTIMTPTIILTAAHCVLEYSKPQYYVIRAGSSDWAKGGSYIRVQRIIPHPKFHEPTRMNNDIAIVQLQQPLVYSQDIRPISLATNQDTVMPTAQLFVSGWGSTSLSQMQPEKRLRYTVVHLSDHNQCARNYFGAGTVTNTMFCAGTQVGGRDSCQGDSGGPLVTSIDGQMKLYGIVSWGFGCANAMFPGVYTKVSAYDDWIAQTIEELV, encoded by the coding sequence ATGATGAGCTTGGATTTGAGACTGGCAGTAGCCCTCTGGCTAATCTGGACGACGGCTGCCCAGAACTCGACGGACGGCGGACAGGATGGCCGCATTGTCGGAGGCTGGGAGACGCGCATCACCTTCTTTCCGCACCAAGTATCCCTGCAGTTGGGCACCCGCCACGCATGCGGTGGCACTATCATGACGCCCACTATCATCTTGACTGCTGCTCACTGTGTGCTGGAGTACAGCAAACCGCAATATTACGTGATTCGAGCCGGATCCAGCGACTGGGCCAAAGGCGGCAGCTATATTCGCGTCCAACGGATCATACCGCATCCCAAGTTCCATGAGCCCACGAGGATGAACAATGATATTGCCATTGTTCAGCTGCAGCAACCCCTTGTCTATAGCCAGGATATACGACCCATTAGCTTGGCCACCAATCAGGACACCGTAATGCCTACTGCCCAGCTTTTTGTAAGCGGGTGGGGCAGCACGTCCCTCTCACAAATGCAGCCGGAAAAGCGTCTTCGCTACACAGTTGTCCATCTGAGTGATCATAATCAGTGTGCCAGGAACTATTTTGGAGCTGGCACTGTAACCAACACCATGTTCTGTGCGGGAACTCAGGTGGGAGGAAGAGATAGCTGCCAGGGAGATTCGGGAGGTCCACTTGTCACATCTATAGATGGCCAAATGAAACTCTACGGCATTGTGTCCTGGGGATTCGGATGTGCAAACGCCATGTTTCCTGGAGTTTACACTAAAGTTTCCGCCTATGACGACTGGATAGCGCAGACAATTGAGGAGCTGGTCTAG
- the LOC6530790 gene encoding cuticle protein 8 → MKQFIVLVACLLGAATADVSHLVTPEPKVPACPYVFSYQAGRAPGHVDRQHTEVSDGSGVIRGAFSYVDPKNQVRTVQYVADEHGFHPQLSHKLEDSAAVQAAKQRHFAAYNRIAQEHANHTPGQVALDNAPHASAAVAHATQKHLSAFERIAAEHAAIGRQQEAQRLALAAQSEHGGIEDGQYHP, encoded by the exons ATGAAGCAGTTTATAGTTTTG GTCGCTTGTTTGCTGGGAGCCGCTACGGCCGATGTTTCCCATCTGGTCACCCCGGAACCGAAGGTTCCAGCATGTCCGTATGTGTTCAGCTACCAGGCTGGTCGAGCTCCTGGCCATGTGGACCGCCAGCATACTGAGGTGTCCGATGGCTCGGGTGTGATTCGCGGCGCTTTCTCCTATGTGGACCCCAAGAACCAGGTGCGCACCGTGCAGTATGTGGCGGATGAGCACGGTTTTCATCCTCAGCTGAGCCACAAACTGGAGGACAGTGCCGCCGTCCAGGCAGCCAAGCAAAGGCATTTCGCTGCCTACAATCGCATTGCGCAAGAGCATGCCAACCACACACCAGGCCAAGTG GCACTAGATAATGCTCCGCATGCCAGCGCCGCCGTTGCACATGCCACCCAGAAGCACCTGAGCGCCTTCGAGCGGATCGCCGCCGAGCACGCGGCCATTGGACGCCAACAGGAGGCACAGCGTCTGGCACTGGCCGCTCAATCCGAGCATGGAGGGATCGAGGATGGTCAGTACCATCCATAA
- the LOC6530791 gene encoding general odorant-binding protein 57d, protein MISSTSLMSGKMSVRLLLCITFMLRYQFSNSEFYDPCTHANGIDEDEAEAAVGDWPQNLNLTSVNRSHKCYVICILQYYNIVSTSGEITLGKYYDTGVIDEFAVAPKINLCRYKFRKEKDFCERMFAVFNCLRQDLLINS, encoded by the exons ATGATATCTTCAACTAGTTTGATGTCTGGCAAAATGTCTGTGAGACTCTTACTTTGTATAACTTTTATGTTAAGATATCAGTTT AGCAATTCCGAGTTCTACGATCCGTGCACCCATGCAAATGGAATAGATGAAGATGAAGCTGAAGCGGCTGTTGGGGACTGGCCTCAAAATCTAAATTTGACCAGCGTAAATAGGAGCCACAAGTGTTATGTGATCTGCATTTTGCAATATTACAACATTGTATCCACCTCTGGCGAAATAACTTTGGGCAAGTACTACGATACTGGGGTTATTGATGAGTTTGCGGTGGCACCTAAAATCAATCTATGCCGATATAAGtttagaaaagaaaaggattTTTGTGAGCGAATGTTCGCTGTATTCAATTGTTTAAGGCAAGACTTATTAATAAACTCATAA
- the LOC6530792 gene encoding general odorant-binding protein 57e, with amino-acid sequence MLDRRTLYCILLHFLCGNVLANSAVFNPCASRTEMTENEAHQVMENWPDPPVDRAYKCLLTCVLLELGLIDDRGNVQIDKYMKSGVVDWQYVAIELVTCRIEFSDEKDLCELSYGLFNCFRAVKLATEKNSSVSNAK; translated from the exons ATGCTGGACCGACGAACACTGTACTGTATATTGCTACACTTTCTCTGCGGAAATGTTCTT GCTAATAGTGCAGTATTTAATCCGTGTGCTTCGCGAACTGAGATGACGGAAAACGAAGCCCACCAAGTGATGGAAAACTGGCCAGATCCTCCAGTCGATCGGGCTTACAAGTGCCTTCTAACATGCGTTCTTTTGGAATTGGGACTGATTGATGATCGGGGGAATGTGCAGATCGACAAGTACATGAAATCCGGAGTTGTGGACTGGCAATATGTGGCAATCGAGTTGGTGACGTGTCGGATAGAATTCTCTGATGAAAAGGATCTGTGTGAGCTGTCATATGGACTCTTCAACTGCTTCAGAGCTGTGAAGCTTGCGACCGAAAAGAATTCTTCAGTTAGTAATGCAAAATAg
- the LOC6530793 gene encoding gram-negative bacteria-binding protein 3, giving the protein MAPLPVCLLLLVVATGFGHAYEAPEAQVRVFYPRGFEVSIPDAEGISLFAFHGKLNEEFDGLEAGQWARDIPKAKRGRWTFRDRETRLNHGDTLYFWTYVVYNGLGYRQDEGAHVVTSYENPKK; this is encoded by the coding sequence ATGGCTCCACTTCCGGTgtgcctgctgctcctggtggTGGCGACTGGCTTTGGCCACGCCTACGAGGCACCTGAGGCTCAGGTGCGCGTGTTCTATCCCCGGGGATTCGAGGTCTCCATTCCGGATGCGGAGGGTATATCGCTGTTTGCCTTCCATGGCAAGCTAAACGAGGAGTTCGACGGCCTGGAGGCTGGGCAATGGGCAAGGGACATTCCGAAAGCCAAGCGCGGACGCTGGACGTTCCGGGATCGAGAGACAAGGCTCAACCATGGCGATACCCTATACTTCTGGACCTATGTGGTCTACAACGGGCTGGGTTATCGACAGGATGAAGGAGCTCATGTGGTCACCAGTTACGAGAATCCAAAGAAATAG
- the LOC6530795 gene encoding formin-like protein 20 isoform X1 translates to MKLFCVVLVIYVVALTLLGVDGRGGGTTSGAEAPKFDGLFRRARRHVPEMESGLLQGNEPPPPPKFRARRHVREMKSALLHGNEPPPPPTFRSRRDTLEGNLVANEHSPPPQQFRQRRQAPPGIPPPPDGLPPPPQFLL, encoded by the exons ATGAAGCTATTCTGCGTTGTTTTGGTTATTTACGTTGTGGCTCTGACCCTCCTCGGTGTCGATGGACGTGGTGGGGGCACCACAAGCGGAGCAGAG GCACCAAAGTTCGACGGCTTGTTCAGGCGG GCTCGGCGCCATGTCCCCGAAATGGAATCCGGGCTTCTTCAAGGCAACGAACCGCCTCCACCACCGAAATTCCGA GCACGGCGTCATGTCCGCGAAATGAAATCCGCCCTTCTTCATGGCAACGAACCGCCTCCACCTCCAACATTCCGT TCCCGTCGTGATACATTGGAGGGCAACCTTGTGGCCAATGAACACAGTCCACCACCTCAGCAGTTCAGG CAACGTCGTCAGGCTCCACCCGGAATACCACCCCCACCGGACGGTCTTCCACCACCACCGCAGTTCCTCCTCTAG
- the LOC6530795 gene encoding uncharacterized protein LOC6530795 isoform X2, which produces MKLFCVVLVIYVVALTLLGVDGRGGGTTSGAEAPKFDGLFRRARRHVPEMESGLLQGNEPPPPPKFRSRRDTLEGNLVANEHSPPPQQFRQRRQAPPGIPPPPDGLPPPPQFLL; this is translated from the exons ATGAAGCTATTCTGCGTTGTTTTGGTTATTTACGTTGTGGCTCTGACCCTCCTCGGTGTCGATGGACGTGGTGGGGGCACCACAAGCGGAGCAGAG GCACCAAAGTTCGACGGCTTGTTCAGGCGG GCTCGGCGCCATGTCCCCGAAATGGAATCCGGGCTTCTTCAAGGCAACGAACCGCCTCCACCACCGAAATTCCGA TCCCGTCGTGATACATTGGAGGGCAACCTTGTGGCCAATGAACACAGTCCACCACCTCAGCAGTTCAGG CAACGTCGTCAGGCTCCACCCGGAATACCACCCCCACCGGACGGTCTTCCACCACCACCGCAGTTCCTCCTCTAG
- the LOC6530796 gene encoding uncharacterized protein LOC6530796, translating into MKFVAILLLCSLTIAMVVAFPDNDDKSVLVPVNMQHVAALAAAADPPTSADQVSNSIRGPRHLLSKLFQPKTVVVQPVIVEQVAPRQYPGYAQPYPYYNQGGRYW; encoded by the coding sequence ATGAAGTTCGTGGCCATTCTTTTGCTGTGCAGCCTGACCATTGCGATGGTTGTGGCATTTCCTGATAACGACGATAAAAGTGTTCTTGTGCCAGTTAATATGCAGCATGTTGCTGCACTGGCCGCAGCAGCAGATCCTCCGACATCGGCAGACCAAGTCTCTAACAGCATACGCGGGCCACGTCATCTCCTGAGCAAGCTGTTCCAGCCCAAGACGGTGGTGGTGCAGCCGGTGATTGTGGAGCAGGTGGCTCCAAGACAGTATCCCGGTTATGCACAGCCCTATCCATACTACAACCAGGGCGGACGCTACTGGTAG
- the LOC6530797 gene encoding bleomycin hydrolase, with translation MPTTGDIRNKIAPQDAKMSFSLTEPQWSAWCSAFYESSLNRLAQNVCTARDPIAVSLRSEADLCSAPTGVKTWQEIGPQGKATTGGPGWICTGLDLLRQEMDRKMPLPLDFELSAAHLFFWHKLERCNYFLWTVADLLMRCEPLDGRCFRNFMKNAVPDGGNWQMFVNLVKKYGVMPKKCYLSTQRTQKMNLILKSKLREYAIMLHAQFTFNGNGCHLPDLIQEMIPHLFNVICICLGEPPKVFNWSFYDHKKRYQCLNDLTAVHFYEVMVGCTVNLDAFVCLGHDPRISSSYQSNYQVTHSSNMMGGEPHRYNNQSMDVIMPIIVDSLVGDKPVWLACDLRRAISSKSAAFSLRSHKFDLLFGFHVGESLSKAERLKYKESRRDAALLLTSVGLDAMKQPLQFRTINASLMGESSSTGSLTEQDKDQKDTAEALKKKSAKSLGNKLDAEWLREYAFEIVVHEKFVPPGVLHAARIPKWKEVPAWDPMGALLN, from the exons ATGCCAACCACTGGCGATATTCGAAATAAGATCGCTCCTCAAGATGCGAAAATGAGCTTTTCGCTGACCGAACCGCAGTGGTCCGCCTGGTGCTCCGCCTTCTATGAGTCTTCACTGAATCGTCTGGCCCAGAATGTGTGCACCGCTCGGGATCCCATCGCCGTGTCCCTGCGCTCGGAGGCGGACTTGTGCTCCGCACCCACGGGTGTGAAAACGTGGCAAGAGATCGGGCCACAGGGCAAGGCCACCACCGGAGGTCCTGGATGGATTTGCACGGGTCTGGATCTGCTGCGGCAGGAGATGGATAGAAAGATGCCGCTTCCACTGGACTTTGAACTCTCCGCCGCACATTTGTTTTTCTGGCACAAGCTGGAGCGATGCAACTACTTCCTGTGGACGGTGGCCGATCTGCTGATGCGTTGCGAACCGCTGGATGGGCGCTGCTTTCGGAACTTCATGAAGAACGCTGTTCCAGATGGCGGCAACTGGCAGATGTTTGTTAATCTGGTCAAGAAATACGGCGTTATGCCCAAGAAGTGCTACCTCTCCACTCAGCGAACTCAGAAAATGAACCTTATACTGAAGAGTAAG CTCCGTGAATATGCCATCATGCTGCATGCCCAGTTCACCTTCAATGGAAATGGCTGCCATCTTCCCGATCTCATTCAGGAAATGATTCCGCATCTCTTCAACGTAATCTGCATTTGCCTGGGTGAACCGCCCAAGGTTTTCAACTGGTCCTTCTACGATCACAAGAAGCGCTACCAATGCCTGAACGACTTGACAGCGGTACACTTCTACGAGGTTATGGTGGGGTGTACTGTGAACCTGGACGCCTTTGTCTGTCTGGGTCACGATCCGCGAATCTCATCAAGCTACCAGAGCAACTACCAGGTCACCCACAGCTCGAATATGATGGGCGGAGAGCCGCATAGGTATAACAACCAATCCATGGACGTTATAATGCCGATCATAGTGGATTCCCTGGTGGGCGATAAGCCCGTTTGGTTGGCCTGTGACCTTCGCCGGGCAATCAGTTCGAAGTCCGCTGCATTCAGTCTGAGATCCCACAAGTTTGATTTGCTATTTGGCTTTCATGTGGGTGAGTCCCTCAGCAAGGCAGAGCGACTTAAGTACAAGGAATCCCGACGGGATGCAGCACTGCTGCTCACATCTGTTGGATTGGATGCCATGAAACAGCCCCTACAGTTTCGCACCATAAATGCTTCTCTAATGGGCGAGTCCTCATCCACCGGCAGTCTTACTGAGCAGGACAAGGACCAAAAGGATACGGCGGAGgcattgaaaaagaaatcgGCCAAAAGCCTGGGTAACAAATTGGACGCCGAATGGTTAAGGGAGTACGCCTTTGAGATTGTGGTCCACGAAAAATTTGTCCCTCCGGGTGTTTTACATGCCGCAAGGATACCCAAATGGAAGGAAGTGCCCGCCTGGGATCCCATGGGCGCattacttaattaa
- the LOC6530798 gene encoding uncharacterized protein LOC6530798: MDYTWHWHSHCKMPSNTGAWILLGLLAGIAALSSAATIQQSGDKTILRNNGHTFLSSGAGQIIRGPDGRTVLIGSNGQRIVVNGDSSEEDNSPEYGTRGHHNNVIINGGSGSSVYHNDGRGFIVGNANEDSYITGDGRSLRVINGAIELNDHGQVYVFPPKAPGVYEKETVPVNGQPALVEYSNGDIVVELADHTVFAKVGDRTFLGDRASFNNRDKLEAEAKNYAERVQQEVLAGLQKTMDDIHRNIQDSLRRVAY; this comes from the exons ATGGACTACACTTGGCATTGGCATAGTCATTGCAAAATGCCCTCGAACACTGGAGCTTGGATTCTACTGGGCCTGCTGGCCGGCATCGCCGCTCTGTCTAGCg cTGCAACCATACAGCAAAGTGGAGACAAGACGATTCTTCGGAACAATGGCCACACCTTCCTGTCCAGCGGAGCTGGGCAAATCATTCGGGGACCCGATGGCAGAACAGTTTTGATTGGATCCAATGGCCAGAGGATAGTCGTCAACGGCGACTCCAGTGAAGAAGACAACTCGCCGGAATATGGCACCCGTGGACATCATAACAACGTTATCATCAACGGTGGCTCGGGATCCAGCGTATATCACAACGATGGACGTGGCTTCATCGTTGGAAATGCGAATGAGGATAGTTACATCACCGGTGATGGACGTAGTCTAAGGGTCATAAATGGAGCCATCGAGCTGAATGATCACGGACAGGTGTACGTATTCCCCCCAAAAGCACCCGGTGTTTACGAGAAGGAAACTGTTCCCGTCAACGGACAACCCGCACTGGTGGAGTACTCCAATGGAGACATAGTCGTCGAACTGGCTGATCATACGGTGTTTGCCAAGGTAGGTGATCGCACCTTCTTGGGCGATCGCGCATCCTTTAACAATCGGGATAAGTTAGAGGCGGAGGCAAAGAACTATGCCGAACGTGTCCAACAAGAGGTGCTGGCCGGTCTCCAGAAAACCATGGATGACATTCACAGAAATATTCAGGACTCATTACGCCGTGTTGCGTACTAG
- the LOC6530799 gene encoding uncharacterized protein LOC6530799, translating into MYLCRQLWLLLLWLCFAFLSVHGMPWKWGPASNSGPHGGPAWNGGEDSTDNIVIYSKNTGKWRY; encoded by the exons ATGTACCTCTGTCGACAACTCTGGCTGCTCTTGCTCTGGCTCTGCTTCGCGTTTCTCAGCG TGCATGGCATGCCATGGAAATGGGGACCTGCCTCGAATTCTGGACCCCATGGCGGACCAGCCTGGAATGGCGGAGAAGATTCCACTGACAATATAGTCATCTATTCGAAAAACACCGGCAAGTGGCGTTACTGA